CTGCTCGAGGAGGCGCGCCGCCGGCTGCGGGCCGAGGCGGCGAAGGAGCCCCGGTCCGCTGCCCGGCGCCAGCTCGACGAGAAACGCGGCGCCGAGTTCGGGATCCCGCTCCGCGAGCGCCCGGAACAGCGCCACCTGCTCCCGCTCCGTCATCTCCTCGTAGAGGGGAGCGAAATCCTGGGGACGCGTCTTCGCCAGCAGGTTGAGCAGGTGGGCGAAGGCGCCGCGCCGGAGGAACCGGCGGACCGACTCCAGAACGAGGATCTGCCGGCGATCGAGCGGTGCGGGCACGGAACTCCCCTCTCCGCCGGCGAACTCGCCGGCAAGCCGGGCATTTTAGCGCGAAACGCCGTGCCGGCCCGTCCTCAGCCGGGGTAGACGCCGATCTCTCGCAGCACGCCGATCCGGTCCCGCCAGGCTTCCCGCACCTTCACCCAGAGTTTCAGGAAGACGCGGCGCCCCGTCATGGCCTCCAGCTCCTTGCGGGCCTCGGTTCCCACCTCCTTCAGCATCCGGCCCCGGTGCCCGATCACGATCGCCTTCTGGGAGGGCCGCTCCACGTAGATCACCGCGTGGGCTTCCAGGAGGCCGTCCTCCCGCTCTCCCAGGTGCTCGACCGCCACCGCCACGGCGTGCGGCACTTCCTGGCGGAGGCGCTCGAATAGCTTCTCCCGCACCAGCTCCGCCACGATCGTCCGCTCGCGCTGGTCCGTGACGAAATCGGGGGGATACATCGGTTCGCCCGGCGGAAGCAGCGAGACGACCGTCTCGAGCAGGCGGTCCACGTTCTCCCCCGTGAGGGCCGAGACCGGCACCGCCTCCCGGCAGCCCCACTCGCGCACGCCCTGCTCGATCAGCGGCAGCAGGCGTCCCTTGTTCATCCGGTCCAGCTTGTTCAGGACCAGCACCACCGGCCGCTCCGGCGCCACCTTGCGCACTTCGTCGAGGACGCGGCGGTCCCCCGCCCCGACTCCGGCCGCCGCGTCGACCACCCAGAGCACCACGTCGGCGTCGCCGGCGGCCGACCGGGCCTGCTCCAGCATCAGCTCGCCGAGCTGGCGGCGAGGCCGGTGAAAGCCGGGGGCATCGACGAACGCCACCTGACCCGTCGGGAGCGTGCGGACGCCGAGGATCCGGTGGCGGGTCGTCTGCGGCACCGGGGAGACGATGGCCACCTTCCTCCCCACGAGGCGGTTCAGGAGCGTGCTCTTCCCGACGTTGGGACGACCCGCCAGCGCCGCGAATCCGAACCGCTTGCCCTGATCGCCGTCGCTCACTTGCCCGTCCCTTCCGCCGCCGGCCGGAGCCGAACGGCCGCGACCCGCCGCCCGTCCAGCCGGGCGACCTCGAGTTCGATCCCCCCGGCCAGCTTGGCACGATCCCCCAGCCGCGGCACCCGCCCCAGGCGGGAGAAGAGGAGGCCGCCGATCGTGTCCACCTCGTCCTCGGGAAGCTCGACACCGAGCCGCCGCTCCAGCTCGTCGATCGGCATCCGCCCGTCGACGAGCCACTCCCCGCCCGGCTGCGGCTGCAGCGGCTCGCGGGCCGGTTCGTGCTCGTCCCTGATCTCCCCGACGATCTCCTCCACCAGATCCTCGATCGTGACGATTCCGGCGGTGCCGCCGTACTCGTCCACGACGACCGCCATCTGCTGGCGCTCCCGCTGCAGCTCCCGGAGAAGCTCCAGGACCGGCTTGCTGGCCGGCACGAGCCGCACGGGGTGCATCAGATCGCGGG
This genomic window from Acidobacteriota bacterium contains:
- a CDS encoding GTPase Era; its protein translation is MSDGDQGKRFGFAALAGRPNVGKSTLLNRLVGRKVAIVSPVPQTTRHRILGVRTLPTGQVAFVDAPGFHRPRRQLGELMLEQARSAAGDADVVLWVVDAAAGVGAGDRRVLDEVRKVAPERPVVLVLNKLDRMNKGRLLPLIEQGVREWGCREAVPVSALTGENVDRLLETVVSLLPPGEPMYPPDFVTDQRERTIVAELVREKLFERLRQEVPHAVAVAVEHLGEREDGLLEAHAVIYVERPSQKAIVIGHRGRMLKEVGTEARKELEAMTGRRVFLKLWVKVREAWRDRIGVLREIGVYPG